From the genome of Halomonas sp. I5-271120, one region includes:
- a CDS encoding copper resistance protein B, protein MKSKTVVIGTGSTLAILLAAGAQASDGYDAPANWPSPMAEHSRGSILVDRLEYASPDKGEDALVWDFQAWYGGDVNRVYLKGEGENVQGDNEDAEFENLDLLYSRLITDFWELQGGIGYQGGIASNDHPERYFGVINLQGLVPYRFETDLDLRVSEDGDVSASLESEYDLRITQRTYLQPRLEVAAAADEVPEFGVGEGLNSVRTGLRLRYEITRKFAPYIGGYWEKSYGDTADLARASGDATEDTGVVAGVRIWY, encoded by the coding sequence ATGAAGTCCAAGACTGTCGTTATCGGTACCGGTTCTACCCTCGCCATACTGTTGGCCGCTGGCGCTCAGGCCAGCGATGGCTACGATGCCCCGGCGAACTGGCCATCGCCGATGGCCGAACACTCACGGGGCTCGATACTCGTCGATCGCTTGGAATATGCTTCCCCCGACAAGGGCGAGGATGCCCTGGTCTGGGATTTCCAGGCCTGGTACGGCGGCGATGTCAATCGAGTCTATCTAAAGGGGGAAGGCGAGAATGTCCAGGGTGACAATGAGGATGCGGAATTCGAAAATCTCGATCTGCTCTACAGCCGTCTGATCACCGATTTCTGGGAGCTCCAGGGCGGTATCGGCTATCAGGGTGGCATCGCTTCGAACGATCACCCCGAACGCTACTTCGGCGTCATCAATCTCCAGGGGCTCGTGCCTTATCGTTTCGAAACCGATCTCGACCTGAGGGTCAGCGAGGACGGCGATGTCTCGGCCAGCCTGGAAAGCGAATACGACCTGCGGATCACCCAGCGGACCTACCTGCAACCGCGCCTGGAAGTCGCAGCGGCAGCCGATGAGGTGCCGGAATTTGGCGTCGGTGAGGGCCTCAACTCGGTTCGCACCGGGCTTCGGTTGCGATATGAAATCACCCGAAAGTTCGCCCCCTATATCGGCGGCTACTGGGAAAAGTCCTATGGTGACACGGCTGACTTGGCCCGCGCCTCGGGGGATGCCACCGAAGATACCGGCGTCGTCGCCGGCGTGAGGATATGGTATTAA
- the merR gene encoding Hg(II)-responsive transcriptional regulator, with protein MKRHADKVADTMTIGGLAKAAGVNVETIRYYQRRGLLSEPERPPGGIRRYSAADIDRLTFVKTAQQLGFSLDEISDLLRLEDGAHCQEASALAEHKLGDVREKIDRLERIEKVLSEMVDRCHAKQGNITCPLIASLHEGLREAEDPRE; from the coding sequence ATGAAGAGACATGCAGATAAAGTGGCGGACACCATGACCATTGGCGGCCTGGCCAAAGCGGCCGGCGTCAATGTCGAGACAATCCGCTATTACCAGCGACGAGGGCTATTATCGGAGCCCGAACGACCTCCCGGAGGTATTCGACGCTATAGTGCCGCCGATATCGACAGGTTGACGTTCGTGAAAACGGCGCAGCAGCTAGGCTTTAGTCTGGATGAGATCAGTGACCTACTTCGGCTGGAAGATGGCGCCCACTGTCAAGAAGCCAGTGCTCTCGCAGAGCACAAGTTAGGGGACGTTCGCGAGAAGATCGACAGGCTTGAAAGAATTGAGAAGGTGCTGAGCGAAATGGTCGACCGATGCCATGCAAAACAAGGCAATATCACTTGCCCGCTAATTGCGTCATTGCATGAAGGGCTCAGAGAAGCAGAAGACCCAAGGGAGTAA
- a CDS encoding TVP38/TMEM64 family protein, protein MVSPHKIDTGAPKRLSRASWRRIMLGMAVLTVFLATALVLWRTGMLDALLAGDTLEQAVIRLGPFGPALVVGLMMIAIVMSPIPSAPIALAAGAAYGHVWGTLYVAIGSEAGALIAFAISRLLGYDAMRAWLGMRPSSGLLHRFITSQNALMAAVFVTRLMPFLSFDVVSYAAGLSPLKAWRFAIATLLGVMPASFLLAHFGNELASDDLRRAGLTVLALGTLTLLPLAWKAAPTRYRSALKRLLHLR, encoded by the coding sequence ATGGTTAGCCCGCACAAGATCGATACTGGCGCCCCGAAACGCCTTTCCCGTGCTTCATGGCGACGCATCATGTTGGGCATGGCGGTACTTACCGTTTTTCTCGCCACCGCTCTGGTGCTGTGGCGAACCGGCATGCTGGATGCCTTGCTGGCCGGCGACACCCTCGAACAGGCAGTGATACGGCTTGGCCCATTCGGTCCAGCACTGGTCGTTGGCCTAATGATGATCGCCATCGTCATGAGCCCGATCCCAAGTGCCCCGATCGCGCTCGCTGCCGGCGCGGCCTATGGTCATGTCTGGGGCACACTTTACGTGGCCATCGGCTCCGAGGCCGGCGCGCTCATCGCCTTCGCCATTTCCCGCCTGCTAGGATATGACGCGATGAGAGCCTGGTTGGGCATGCGTCCCTCCAGCGGTCTTCTTCATCGTTTCATCACCTCCCAGAACGCCCTGATGGCCGCCGTTTTCGTGACCCGGCTGATGCCGTTCCTTTCCTTCGACGTCGTCAGCTATGCGGCCGGCCTCTCGCCCCTCAAGGCCTGGCGCTTCGCCATCGCGACGCTGCTCGGCGTCATGCCGGCGAGTTTCCTGCTGGCGCATTTCGGCAACGAACTCGCCTCCGACGATCTGCGCCGTGCGGGCCTAACGGTGCTCGCGCTCGGCACCCTCACTCTGCTGCCGCTGGCCTGGAAGGCGGCGCCGACACGCTACCGATCCGCCCTCAAGCGCTTGCTGCATCTGAGGTAG
- a CDS encoding glycosyltransferase family 9 protein — protein MFLLTRLRRHTAMRQLGKRLEKLAKAWLYRRLAASAAGAAATPATLEDVQRVLLVRPNFRIGNALISARLIHALAEGRPDLEIDYLATDTTVSLFAGMPLTHCHALGRDMLVRPWKLVALWRTLRRRRYDLAIQVADTSLTGRLCLMAAGARRTMGADSRLAGLYDHVYRVPPGQRHVYDVAAVIARALGLDCEARPWMTVSDAEQARARVGLQQLADKPFDIGVFVGGHLNKRLPLYFWLALCDALNDRGLRFLLLIGPEEAAMRPDLEARSGGHGCLASTMPLRDFAATLTQLPRLITPDTGPMHMAAALGVPVTAVLNTSISRKFTPRGRADQVLLSPSPAEIVAALDYATLCLSASHHIAFTHTRHDAAELSRKAVLPFNPAT, from the coding sequence ATGTTCCTGCTCACCCGCCTACGCCGTCACACCGCCATGCGGCAGTTGGGCAAGCGCCTGGAAAAGCTTGCCAAAGCCTGGCTGTACCGCCGGCTCGCCGCATCGGCCGCCGGTGCCGCCGCGACCCCGGCGACCCTGGAGGACGTCCAGCGGGTCCTGCTGGTGCGCCCCAACTTTCGCATCGGCAACGCCCTGATAAGTGCCCGGCTGATCCACGCGCTGGCCGAAGGGCGCCCCGATCTCGAGATCGACTACCTGGCCACCGACACCACCGTCTCCCTGTTCGCGGGCATGCCACTGACCCACTGCCACGCTCTCGGCCGGGACATGCTCGTCCGTCCCTGGAAACTGGTCGCGCTGTGGCGCACGCTGCGCCGGCGACGCTATGACCTGGCCATCCAGGTGGCGGACACGTCCCTGACCGGCAGGCTCTGCCTGATGGCCGCCGGCGCCCGACGCACCATGGGCGCCGATTCGCGTCTGGCCGGCCTCTACGATCATGTCTACCGCGTTCCGCCCGGCCAGAGGCATGTCTATGACGTGGCCGCGGTCATCGCTCGCGCCTTGGGGCTGGATTGCGAGGCACGTCCCTGGATGACGGTCTCGGACGCCGAACAAGCCCGGGCGCGAGTCGGACTCCAGCAACTGGCCGACAAACCGTTCGATATTGGCGTGTTCGTGGGCGGCCACCTGAACAAACGCCTGCCGCTGTATTTCTGGCTGGCGCTATGCGATGCGCTCAACGATCGCGGCCTACGCTTCCTTCTGCTGATCGGCCCGGAAGAAGCCGCTATGCGGCCGGATCTGGAAGCCCGCAGCGGCGGTCATGGCTGTTTGGCCTCCACCATGCCGCTGCGCGACTTTGCCGCCACACTGACGCAGCTGCCGCGCCTGATCACGCCGGACACGGGCCCCATGCACATGGCGGCCGCGCTCGGGGTGCCGGTTACTGCCGTGCTCAACACTTCAATTTCTCGGAAATTCACACCCCGTGGCCGGGCCGATCAGGTATTGCTGTCGCCTTCCCCGGCGGAGATCGTGGCTGCGCTCGACTACGCGACGCTGTGCCTGTCCGCCTCCCATCACATCGCCTTCACCCACACACGCCACGATGCCGCCGAGCTGTCGCGAAAGGCGGTGCTTCCCTTCAATCCAGCGACATGA
- the merP gene encoding mercury resistance system periplasmic binding protein MerP has protein sequence MKARFAFIALLALLSTPALAALQTVKLSVPGMTCAACPITVKAALNKVDGVSQVDVSYADLEAVVTFDDARTSVEALTEATTNAGYPSTPTSSQADRE, from the coding sequence ATGAAAGCTCGTTTCGCCTTCATCGCGCTACTCGCCCTGCTCAGCACGCCCGCCTTAGCGGCCCTGCAGACCGTGAAGCTGTCGGTGCCGGGCATGACCTGTGCCGCCTGCCCGATCACCGTCAAGGCCGCCCTCAACAAGGTGGACGGCGTCTCGCAAGTCGACGTGAGCTACGCGGATCTCGAGGCCGTGGTCACCTTTGACGACGCCCGAACGTCGGTGGAGGCATTGACCGAAGCCACCACCAACGCTGGGTATCCATCAACCCCGACATCCTCGCAAGCGGATCGAGAGTGA
- the merF gene encoding mercury resistance system transport protein MerF: protein MKNPKTLLRVSVIGTVLVALCCFTPILVILLGTVGLAALTGYLDVVLLPALAFFIGLTIYAIWRKKQFDACCDNGSIKSRNTPPE, encoded by the coding sequence ATGAAGAATCCCAAGACCCTGCTGCGCGTGAGCGTGATCGGCACCGTCCTGGTGGCATTGTGCTGCTTTACGCCGATCCTGGTGATCCTGCTTGGCACGGTGGGCCTGGCGGCGCTGACGGGCTATCTCGACGTTGTGTTATTGCCGGCCCTGGCCTTCTTCATCGGCCTGACCATTTATGCGATTTGGCGTAAGAAGCAGTTCGACGCCTGTTGTGACAACGGCTCTATCAAATCAAGGAATACGCCCCCTGAGTGA
- the merT gene encoding mercuric ion transporter MerT — translation MRTSKTGRGPLAAGGVAALLASACCLGPLVLITLGVSGAWISNLASLEPYRPLFIGVALMAMFFAWRRVFRPVEKCQPGEVCAVPRVRTGYKAIFWLVLLLVLIALVFPYVLPLFY, via the coding sequence ATGCGGACATCTAAAACGGGGCGAGGACCCCTGGCCGCCGGAGGAGTCGCGGCCCTCCTGGCCTCGGCGTGTTGCCTCGGCCCGCTGGTTCTGATCACGCTGGGCGTTTCCGGCGCCTGGATCAGCAATCTGGCGTCGCTGGAGCCCTATCGCCCGCTCTTTATCGGCGTCGCGCTGATGGCGATGTTCTTCGCCTGGCGTCGCGTCTTTCGGCCAGTGGAAAAGTGCCAGCCGGGAGAGGTGTGTGCCGTGCCACGGGTCAGGACGGGCTACAAGGCGATCTTCTGGCTCGTATTGCTGCTGGTGCTAATCGCCCTGGTATTCCCCTACGTCTTGCCCCTGTTCTATTAA
- a CDS encoding bifunctional DedA family/phosphatase PAP2 family protein, which translates to MLETLVTAITHLSSQHSAIAYAIVALSAMAEALPVAGTLVPGSVLIVGISALVSTGALGTVPLILAALAGAIAGDGISFWLGYRYESRITGIWPLSRYPQWVARAEAFFQRHGGKGVFLARFVQGPRAFVPLAAGMSGMSPVRFYSVNIASAIIWATTHVLAGVLLGESLHVVAQVAGRLVLLMVLVALLVWAVVWLTRRVLLTWGLEAVQAGVTHLEHWCAPQTTTAQRGVARLLATARGEGLMLAIAIAVLIGCLWLFMGILEDLLTGDPLVQANQAVFHALQALRTHWSDTLMLAITELGDGFVTTSLTVTVAAWLLIRRAWRSTLYWLSAVGGAALFTPLIKALVHWPRPTAGLYSGWEAFSFPSGHATINTVLYGFLAYLIARALPARRRGWVVGAAALIVALIAVSRLYLGAHWLADVSAGIAIGFAWVILLAISHQRRHAPLREARGLLIVVLLTLAVAWPYHLYQQLSADRARYVPHPTVQQLAWQDWSQTAYHQLPDHRTDLGGEGEEPIVLQWAGDLEGLRHRLSKAGWQVDVPWTLINALHWLSPDHAAAGLPTLPRLNGGQPSALRATHLVARQTGRRRVLHVWPTDFTLTGTCQASPQPLWVASLRIQQRRDLFGLLALERDVSGVTDTPDLLQQALQAPDAATRILTPSADTSLLLAAPASLVPPCGSN; encoded by the coding sequence ATGCTGGAAACGCTCGTCACCGCTATCACGCACCTGTCGTCGCAGCACAGTGCCATCGCATATGCCATCGTGGCCCTATCCGCTATGGCAGAGGCGCTACCGGTTGCCGGCACCCTGGTGCCGGGCTCTGTGCTGATCGTCGGCATCAGCGCCCTGGTCAGCACCGGGGCATTGGGCACCGTGCCGCTGATACTCGCTGCACTGGCGGGGGCGATCGCCGGGGATGGCATCTCCTTTTGGCTCGGGTACCGCTACGAGTCACGCATTACCGGCATCTGGCCACTGAGCCGTTATCCGCAATGGGTGGCGCGGGCCGAGGCGTTCTTTCAACGTCACGGCGGCAAGGGCGTATTCCTGGCGCGCTTCGTGCAGGGGCCGCGCGCCTTCGTGCCGCTGGCAGCGGGCATGAGCGGCATGTCGCCGGTGCGCTTCTATAGCGTCAACATCGCCTCGGCGATCATATGGGCCACCACCCACGTACTGGCCGGGGTACTGCTCGGCGAGTCGCTCCATGTGGTCGCTCAGGTCGCCGGGCGCCTGGTGTTGCTGATGGTACTGGTGGCGCTCTTGGTCTGGGCCGTCGTCTGGCTGACCCGCCGCGTATTGCTGACATGGGGACTGGAGGCGGTGCAGGCTGGCGTGACCCACCTGGAGCACTGGTGTGCGCCGCAGACGACTACCGCGCAGCGCGGCGTAGCGCGTCTGCTGGCCACGGCCCGGGGCGAGGGGCTGATGCTGGCCATCGCCATCGCGGTGCTGATCGGCTGCTTATGGCTGTTTATGGGCATTCTCGAGGATCTGCTCACCGGCGATCCGCTGGTGCAGGCCAACCAAGCGGTCTTCCATGCCCTGCAGGCCCTGCGCACCCACTGGAGCGACACTCTGATGCTGGCGATCACCGAGCTGGGCGACGGTTTCGTGACCACCAGTCTCACCGTAACGGTCGCCGCCTGGCTGCTGATACGCCGGGCATGGCGCAGCACGCTTTACTGGCTGTCCGCGGTGGGAGGCGCGGCACTGTTCACGCCATTGATCAAGGCGCTAGTCCACTGGCCGCGTCCGACTGCCGGGCTCTATAGCGGCTGGGAGGCCTTCTCGTTCCCCAGCGGTCATGCCACCATCAACACGGTGCTTTACGGGTTCCTGGCCTATCTCATCGCCCGGGCCCTACCTGCCCGCCGACGCGGCTGGGTGGTCGGCGCTGCGGCACTGATAGTAGCTCTGATCGCCGTTTCGCGTCTCTATCTGGGCGCCCACTGGTTGGCAGACGTCAGCGCCGGTATCGCCATCGGTTTCGCCTGGGTGATCCTGCTGGCGATCAGCCACCAGCGGCGTCACGCGCCGCTCCGGGAGGCGCGTGGGCTGTTGATCGTGGTGCTGCTGACCCTGGCCGTGGCCTGGCCGTATCACCTTTATCAACAACTGTCCGCCGATCGCGCGCGCTACGTGCCTCACCCCACGGTTCAGCAACTGGCCTGGCAGGACTGGTCTCAGACTGCCTATCACCAGCTGCCGGACCATCGCACCGACCTGGGCGGAGAAGGCGAGGAGCCCATTGTCCTGCAATGGGCGGGGGATCTGGAGGGACTGCGACATCGCCTGAGCAAGGCCGGCTGGCAAGTCGATGTCCCCTGGACCCTGATCAACGCCCTGCATTGGCTGAGTCCCGATCATGCCGCCGCCGGCCTGCCGACGCTGCCGCGCCTCAACGGCGGTCAGCCCTCTGCTCTGCGTGCCACGCACCTGGTCGCCAGGCAGACGGGCCGCCGCCGGGTCCTGCATGTCTGGCCCACGGATTTCACCCTGACCGGCACCTGCCAGGCGTCACCTCAGCCGCTGTGGGTCGCCTCGCTCAGGATCCAGCAACGCCGCGACCTGTTCGGCTTGCTGGCGCTGGAGCGTGACGTTTCCGGCGTCACCGACACGCCGGACCTCCTGCAGCAGGCACTGCAGGCACCGGACGCGGCCACGCGCATTCTGACCCCGTCCGCCGACACATCGCTGCTGCTTGCCGCCCCCGCGAGTCTCGTGCCGCCATGTGGTAGCAACTGA
- a CDS encoding phosphatase PAP2 family protein produces MSPDIALLHAINGLASQFPALNTLMIAITRFGVLLMVLAVVPLWWARSQRDRERHLATSAGLAFIGGLMLNQLVLLFVQRARPYTDGLSHLLIAPSADPSFPSDHATAVTAIAATFLLQRRFRSGGAFALAGLLVMLSRVYVGTHYPSDVLGGLVTGCLAALVVRGFYTRECWLNRRLVRLL; encoded by the coding sequence ATGTCACCCGATATCGCCTTGCTGCATGCCATTAACGGCCTGGCCAGCCAGTTTCCCGCGCTCAACACCCTGATGATCGCCATCACACGCTTCGGCGTACTATTGATGGTGCTGGCCGTGGTGCCGCTGTGGTGGGCCCGCTCGCAGCGTGATCGGGAGCGTCACTTAGCAACCTCGGCAGGCCTGGCGTTTATCGGTGGGCTGATGCTCAACCAGCTGGTCCTGTTGTTCGTGCAACGCGCCCGCCCCTATACCGACGGCCTGTCACATCTGCTCATTGCGCCGAGTGCGGACCCATCGTTTCCTTCCGACCATGCCACCGCCGTCACCGCCATCGCGGCGACGTTCCTGCTGCAACGCCGTTTCCGCTCGGGCGGTGCTTTCGCGCTAGCCGGCCTTCTGGTGATGTTGTCGCGCGTCTACGTCGGCACCCACTACCCAAGCGACGTTCTCGGCGGTCTGGTGACGGGCTGTCTGGCGGCGCTGGTTGTCAGAGGTTTCTATACGCGCGAGTGCTGGCTGAACCGTCGTCTGGTGCGCCTGCTGTAA
- the merA gene encoding mercury(II) reductase — protein MIELNVSGMTCDRCADHVREALEKLPGVQSVEVSYPQGTASVAVDPGTPASALTFAVTRLGYQARLANSGPTSPAGASVSKGRDEDAPHIAVIGSGGAAMAAALKAAERGARITLIERGTVGGTCVNTGCVPSKIMIRAAHIAHLRTESPFDAGLSAQAPVVDRAKLLEQQQRRVEELRDAKYEGILRDHPAITVLHGEARFIDAHSLMVKLNEGGEQVVHFDRAFIGTGARPAVPPIPGLADTPYLTSTSALALDTLPERLIVIGASVVALELAQAFARLGSRVTVLARSRLLSQEDPAVGDAVEAAFRREGIEVLKQTQAGRVDYTDNEFIVDTNAGTLRADQLLVATGRTPNTEALNLASLGVETARGAILVDEHLHTTVPGLYAAGDCTDQPEFVYVAAAGGSRAAVNMTGGEAILDLSAMPAVIFTDPQVATVGLTEAEAIEQGFSVDTRELDLENVARALVNFDTGGFIKLVAERDSVRLLGVQAVAGEAGELIQTAVMALRARMTVHDIANELFPYLTMVEGLKLCAQTFTKDVTQLSCCAG, from the coding sequence ATGATTGAACTCAACGTGAGCGGCATGACCTGTGACCGCTGTGCGGATCATGTCAGGGAAGCCTTGGAGAAGCTGCCCGGCGTGCAGTCGGTGGAGGTATCCTATCCTCAGGGGACGGCATCGGTAGCCGTTGATCCGGGGACACCGGCCTCGGCGTTGACGTTTGCCGTGACCCGACTTGGCTACCAAGCTCGATTGGCCAACAGTGGGCCCACTTCCCCGGCAGGCGCATCGGTGTCCAAGGGCCGTGATGAAGACGCCCCGCACATCGCGGTGATCGGCAGCGGCGGCGCCGCCATGGCGGCGGCCCTGAAGGCCGCCGAGCGCGGCGCCCGGATCACCCTGATCGAACGCGGCACCGTCGGCGGTACCTGTGTCAATACAGGCTGTGTGCCTTCGAAGATCATGATTCGCGCGGCCCATATTGCCCACTTGCGTACGGAAAGTCCCTTCGATGCAGGCCTGAGCGCCCAGGCGCCGGTGGTGGATCGGGCCAAGCTGCTCGAGCAGCAGCAGCGACGTGTCGAGGAACTGCGTGACGCCAAGTACGAGGGGATTCTGCGCGACCACCCGGCCATCACTGTCCTGCACGGCGAGGCCCGGTTTATCGATGCCCATAGCCTGATGGTCAAGCTGAACGAGGGCGGCGAGCAGGTCGTCCATTTCGACCGCGCCTTCATCGGTACTGGCGCCCGACCGGCAGTACCGCCGATCCCGGGGCTTGCCGACACCCCCTACCTGACCTCTACCAGTGCTCTGGCCCTGGACACTCTTCCCGAGCGGCTGATTGTGATCGGCGCCTCGGTGGTGGCCCTGGAACTGGCCCAGGCCTTCGCCCGGCTGGGCAGCCGGGTCACGGTGCTGGCCCGCAGCCGCCTGCTGTCCCAGGAAGACCCGGCGGTAGGGGATGCGGTGGAGGCGGCGTTTCGCCGCGAGGGCATCGAGGTCCTCAAGCAGACCCAGGCGGGCCGCGTGGACTACACCGACAATGAATTCATTGTCGACACCAACGCCGGCACCTTGCGGGCGGATCAACTGCTGGTGGCCACCGGACGGACACCCAATACCGAGGCCCTGAACCTGGCGAGCCTCGGCGTGGAAACCGCACGTGGGGCGATTCTGGTCGATGAGCATCTGCACACCACGGTGCCGGGGCTCTATGCCGCCGGTGACTGCACCGATCAGCCGGAGTTCGTCTATGTCGCCGCCGCCGGGGGCAGCCGGGCTGCCGTCAACATGACCGGGGGCGAAGCCATCCTGGACCTGAGCGCCATGCCGGCAGTGATCTTCACCGACCCCCAGGTGGCCACCGTCGGCCTGACGGAAGCCGAGGCCATCGAGCAAGGCTTCAGCGTCGATACCCGCGAGCTGGACCTGGAAAACGTGGCGCGTGCGCTGGTGAATTTCGACACCGGTGGTTTCATCAAGCTGGTGGCCGAACGCGACTCGGTCCGGTTGCTGGGGGTGCAGGCGGTGGCGGGGGAAGCCGGTGAGCTGATCCAGACGGCGGTGATGGCGCTACGCGCACGCATGACCGTACACGACATCGCCAATGAGCTGTTTCCCTACCTGACCATGGTAGAAGGGCTCAAGCTCTGTGCTCAGACTTTCACCAAGGATGTGACGCAGTTGTCCTGCTGTGCCGGGTGA
- a CDS encoding IS5 family transposase: MAGCYELSDQSWEMIKDIVSPSQPMGRPRRDDRQVLNGIFWILCSGTKWRDLPERYGPWKTVYDRFRQWRDDGTFEAILNRLHLKLREDGLMDLDTWMIDSTSVRATRAASGGGKKGGSKTPLGHALGRSRGGLTTKIHMVCDRQGWPLTFTLPPGQDSDTRHFIPTLERVQLPGPSGRPRKRCRFIVADKGYDSEPLRRYCDRHRMKPIIARRKMHRKPRPGASRGFDKPRYRERNVIERCIGWIKELRRVCTRYDKLASSFKAMVCLACIDRCLRADFLDKT, encoded by the coding sequence ATGGCAGGATGCTACGAGCTCTCCGATCAAAGCTGGGAGATGATTAAGGACATCGTCTCGCCCTCCCAACCGATGGGCCGCCCTCGCCGAGATGACCGCCAAGTGCTGAACGGGATCTTCTGGATCCTGTGCTCAGGCACCAAATGGCGCGATCTCCCAGAGCGGTATGGTCCCTGGAAGACCGTCTATGACCGCTTCCGGCAATGGCGAGACGATGGCACCTTCGAGGCTATCCTGAATCGACTCCACCTCAAGCTGCGTGAAGACGGGCTGATGGATCTGGACACATGGATGATTGACTCGACATCGGTCCGCGCCACCCGGGCCGCCTCAGGAGGCGGCAAAAAGGGGGGCAGCAAGACCCCCTTAGGCCATGCCCTTGGACGGAGTCGTGGCGGCCTTACGACCAAGATTCACATGGTTTGTGACCGGCAGGGTTGGCCGCTGACCTTCACCCTGCCACCGGGACAGGACTCAGATACACGGCACTTTATTCCCACCCTGGAGCGCGTTCAGCTGCCTGGCCCCTCCGGCAGGCCTCGTAAGCGTTGCCGCTTCATCGTGGCGGACAAGGGATATGACAGCGAACCGTTGCGTCGCTACTGCGACCGCCACCGGATGAAGCCGATCATTGCCAGACGCAAGATGCACCGAAAGCCACGGCCGGGGGCGTCCAGGGGATTTGACAAGCCGCGCTACCGGGAAAGGAACGTCATCGAGCGTTGCATCGGCTGGATCAAGGAACTACGCCGTGTCTGCACGCGCTATGACAAGCTCGCCAGCAGTTTCAAGGCGATGGTATGCCTGGCCTGCATAGACCGTTGTTTGCGCGCAGACTTTTTAGACAAAACCTAG
- the merF gene encoding mercury resistance system transport protein MerF, with protein MKDSQKFLSVVLGTGLMVLCCAGPIALVLFGTAGLAALVGYLDYLLFAALAIVIGLPLYARYHKRKQDAGFTNEDSEKRDD; from the coding sequence GTGAAAGATTCGCAGAAATTTTTAAGCGTCGTGCTTGGCACCGGGTTGATGGTGCTGTGTTGCGCCGGGCCAATCGCCCTGGTGCTATTCGGTACGGCGGGCCTGGCCGCGTTGGTAGGCTATCTCGATTACCTGCTGTTTGCCGCCCTGGCCATCGTCATCGGCTTACCTCTCTACGCGCGATACCACAAGCGGAAGCAGGATGCCGGCTTTACTAATGAAGACTCGGAGAAACGTGATGATTGA